The following proteins are co-located in the Vigna angularis cultivar LongXiaoDou No.4 chromosome 2, ASM1680809v1, whole genome shotgun sequence genome:
- the LOC108323471 gene encoding 18 kDa seed maturation protein, translating into MQGGKTTGESMKEKASNVGASAKAGMEKTKATVQEKAERMTSRDPLKKELATEKKEAKVDQAELDKQAAREHNAVASEHNSAVKQGPTYSTTGVHGHPKGFHHGTGGTYS; encoded by the exons ATGCAGGGAGGAAAGACAACAGGAGAATCCATGAAGGAAAAGGCTTCAAACGTTGGTGCTTCTGCCAAAGCTGGCATGGAGAAGACCAAGGCCACTGTCCAAGAGAAG GCAGAAAGAATGACATCACGTGATCCGTTGAAAAAGGAATTAGCAACCGAGAAGAAGGAAGCTAAGGTCGACCAGGCTGAGCTGGACAAGCAGGCGGCGCGTGAACATAACGCTGTGGCGAGTGAGCATAACTCGGCGGTGAAACAGGGGCCCACCTACTCCACCACCGGGGTGCATGGTCATCCCAAGGGATTCCACCATGGGACTGGAGGTACTTACAGTTAA